One Algibacter sp. L3A6 genomic region harbors:
- a CDS encoding translation initiation factor — protein MDLQDQLKNLFPEHIEEETPESEQNTSDIWMQDEPILCKYEKRKGKPITILDGYTGATEDFKILAKEIKTKLSVGGSFKDDKIIIQGDYRDKIMGMLKEKGFNVKRVGG, from the coding sequence ATGGATTTACAAGACCAATTAAAAAACCTTTTTCCAGAACATATTGAAGAAGAAACTCCCGAAAGTGAGCAGAACACATCTGATATATGGATGCAAGACGAACCCATACTTTGTAAATATGAAAAGCGTAAAGGAAAGCCTATTACTATTTTAGATGGTTATACTGGCGCTACCGAAGATTTTAAAATTTTAGCGAAAGAAATTAAAACTAAACTAAGTGTTGGTGGTAGTTTTAAGGACGATAAAATTATTATCCAAGGTGATTACAGAGATAAAATTATGGGAATGTTAAAAGAAAAAGGGTTTAACGTAAAACGCGTTGGAGGTTAA
- a CDS encoding ExbD/TolR family protein: protein MRHSKEAPEVNAGSMADIAFLLLIFFLVTATISSDAGINRVLPAECPTGDCESLKHERNILRIVINNNDEIMVENEQVNLADLKEATKAFLDNNGDGTCLYCNGNKFPNASDNPEDAVVSLQNGQQTTYKQFVAVQNELSKAYFELRSNYAANVLQKSVDNLSKEDLQKVKKAYPFILSEAETK, encoded by the coding sequence ATGAGACATTCAAAAGAAGCACCAGAAGTTAATGCAGGCTCCATGGCCGACATTGCATTTTTACTACTAATTTTCTTTTTAGTAACCGCAACTATTTCCTCCGATGCGGGAATCAATCGGGTTTTGCCAGCCGAATGCCCAACGGGAGATTGTGAAAGCTTAAAACATGAGCGCAACATTTTACGCATTGTTATTAATAATAATGATGAAATTATGGTTGAAAATGAACAGGTTAATCTAGCCGATTTGAAAGAGGCTACAAAAGCCTTTTTGGATAATAATGGTGACGGTACTTGTTTGTATTGCAATGGGAATAAGTTCCCCAATGCATCGGACAATCCGGAAGATGCTGTTGTTTCACTTCAAAACGGACAACAAACTACTTACAAGCAATTTGTGGCGGTTCAAAATGAATTATCTAAAGCTTATTTTGAATTAAGAAGCAATTACGCTGCTAATGTTTTACAGAAATCGGTTGATAATTTGAGTAAAGAAGATTTACAGAAGGTTAAAAAAGCTTACCCGTTTATCCTATCAGAAGCCGAAACGAAGTAA
- a CDS encoding substrate-binding domain-containing protein, translated as MTKVNIGGVPEHFNLAWYLTLKEGEYKDENINLRWHDYYGGTGAMCKALRDGDIDIAVILTEGIVKDIIAGNPSKIVQTFVQTPLHWGVHVAQNSTYKTVADLKGTKAAISRYGSGSHLMAYINAQNHKWDLEKDLDFEVIKNLDGAVEGLTEGRGDYFLWEKFTTKPLVDNGVFRRIDNCPSPWPCFVIAVREDFIKNNEAELKTILDIINNTTREFKDIPSIDKTIANRYEQQLEDVQEWLGITEWSQELIDKDTLNNVQKELFALNIIPEIVDYETLTHKL; from the coding sequence ATGACAAAAGTAAATATAGGCGGTGTGCCAGAACACTTTAATTTAGCTTGGTATTTAACCCTAAAAGAAGGTGAGTATAAAGATGAAAACATAAACCTTCGTTGGCACGATTATTACGGTGGTACTGGTGCCATGTGTAAAGCGTTGCGCGATGGAGATATAGATATTGCCGTAATTTTAACAGAAGGTATTGTAAAAGATATAATTGCAGGAAACCCGAGTAAAATTGTACAAACATTTGTGCAAACACCATTACATTGGGGTGTGCATGTCGCGCAAAATTCTACATACAAAACTGTAGCAGATTTAAAAGGAACCAAAGCAGCTATAAGCCGTTATGGATCTGGCTCTCATTTAATGGCCTATATAAATGCACAAAACCATAAATGGGATTTAGAAAAAGATCTTGATTTTGAAGTGATAAAAAATCTTGATGGTGCTGTAGAAGGATTAACTGAAGGTAGAGGCGATTACTTTTTATGGGAAAAATTTACAACTAAACCTTTAGTAGATAATGGTGTTTTTAGACGAATTGATAATTGTCCCTCACCATGGCCTTGTTTTGTAATTGCAGTTCGTGAAGATTTTATAAAAAATAATGAAGCCGAATTAAAAACAATTCTTGATATAATTAATAACACTACTAGAGAGTTTAAAGATATCCCAAGTATTGACAAAACTATAGCTAACCGTTATGAGCAACAATTAGAAGATGTTCAAGAATGGTTAGGTATAACAGAGTGGTCTCAAGAATTAATAGACAAAGACACACTGAATAACGTGCAAAAAGAATTATTTGCTCTAAATATTATTCCTGAGATAGTAGATTATGAAACCTTAACACACAAATTATAA
- a CDS encoding nucleoside phosphorylase, whose product MPIKESELILNPDGSVYHLNLKPENIAKTIIFVGDPDRVSKITEHFDSIEFTTHKREFKTETGLYKGKRLSVISTGIGADNIDIVLNELDALVNINLETREINKDLVSLDIVRIGTSGSLQSDIPVDSFLMSSHGMDINGMLHSYQTENISHPHIEDAFVAHSDWDKNKSTPVIVEKSNELAEKFKDENVKLHQGITVTANGFYGPQGRVLRLPLRDSELNNKIDSFKFNDYRITNLEMETSAIYGLSKLLGHRAVSLNAIIANRANGTFSENPEKIVNSLIQFSLDKIIA is encoded by the coding sequence ATGCCAATTAAAGAATCTGAACTTATATTAAATCCAGATGGTAGTGTTTATCATCTAAATTTAAAACCCGAAAACATAGCGAAAACCATTATATTTGTTGGTGACCCAGATCGCGTTTCAAAAATAACCGAGCATTTCGATTCAATTGAATTCACAACTCACAAGCGTGAATTTAAAACAGAAACAGGTCTTTATAAAGGCAAACGTTTATCGGTGATTTCCACAGGTATTGGTGCTGATAATATTGATATTGTTTTGAATGAATTGGACGCTTTAGTTAATATAAACTTAGAAACAAGAGAAATTAATAAAGATTTAGTCAGCCTAGATATTGTAAGAATAGGTACTTCGGGGTCTTTACAAAGTGATATTCCTGTTGATTCATTTTTAATGAGTTCTCACGGTATGGATATAAACGGTATGCTTCATTCATATCAAACAGAAAACATTTCGCATCCTCATATTGAGGATGCTTTTGTTGCACATAGCGATTGGGATAAAAACAAATCGACACCTGTTATTGTTGAAAAAAGTAATGAACTTGCTGAAAAGTTTAAAGATGAAAATGTAAAGCTTCATCAAGGTATTACAGTTACAGCTAACGGATTTTATGGTCCTCAAGGTCGTGTGCTTCGTTTACCCCTTCGAGATTCAGAACTCAATAACAAAATTGATAGTTTCAAATTTAATGATTACCGTATTACAAATCTTGAAATGGAAACATCTGCCATTTATGGTTTATCTAAACTATTGGGGCATCGTGCAGTGTCTTTAAATGCTATTATCGCGAATAGAGCAAACGGTACCTTCAGTGAAAACCCTGAGAAAATCGTTAATAGTTTAATTCAATTTTCATTAGATAAAATAATTGCTTAG
- a CDS encoding NAD(P)H-hydrate dehydratase, translating into MKIFSKEQIYEGDKITAEKQQISSTDLMERAGSQIFNWIDLRMQGAQVPIHVFCGIGNNGGDGLVLARHLILAGYNVNTFVVNCSDKRSKDFLINYDRIKNVTKKWPTLLKCKEDFPAIEPQDIIVDCIFGIGLNRPVDEWVKNLFLRFRASKAFTLAVDIPSGLYTDKAVTDEDAVVHAGYTLSFASPKLVFFLPETAKYTVQWEVLDIGLDPEFLSTTQTEVQLIGKNEVLPNYIPREKFSHKGQFGHALIIGGSYGKIGAVSLASRSALSAGAGLVSAYVPKCGYNVLQTALPEVMVITDTNEEEITNIKFDIEPTVIAIGVGLGTDIESQKAFEAFLKTNKKPLVIDADGINLLAKKESLLKLLPAETVLTPHPKELERLIGSWENDFDKLEKVKAFSNKYKVIIVVKGANSITVFDDTLYVNTTGNPGLATAGSGDVLTGIITGLISQGYHPVVAAIFGVYLHGKAADIAVEDYGYQSLIASHVIDNMGQAFIDLFKQPEQPEQVEAEEPKS; encoded by the coding sequence ATGAAAATATTTTCAAAAGAGCAAATTTACGAAGGCGATAAAATTACAGCCGAAAAGCAACAAATTTCATCAACCGATTTAATGGAGCGTGCAGGAAGTCAGATTTTTAATTGGATCGATTTACGCATGCAAGGCGCGCAAGTACCGATACATGTTTTTTGTGGTATAGGTAATAACGGTGGCGATGGTTTGGTTTTGGCCAGGCATTTAATTTTAGCCGGTTACAACGTAAATACTTTTGTGGTGAACTGCAGTGATAAACGATCTAAAGATTTTTTAATTAATTACGATCGCATTAAAAATGTAACAAAAAAGTGGCCAACACTTTTAAAATGTAAAGAAGATTTTCCAGCAATAGAACCACAAGATATTATTGTAGATTGTATTTTTGGAATTGGTTTAAACAGACCTGTAGATGAATGGGTTAAGAACTTATTCCTTCGTTTTAGAGCGTCTAAAGCCTTTACTTTGGCTGTGGATATTCCTTCTGGATTATACACAGATAAAGCTGTTACAGATGAAGATGCTGTGGTGCATGCTGGCTATACGCTTAGTTTTGCTTCACCTAAACTTGTTTTCTTTTTACCAGAAACAGCAAAATATACGGTACAATGGGAAGTTTTAGATATTGGTTTAGATCCTGAATTTTTATCGACTACACAAACCGAAGTGCAATTAATTGGTAAGAATGAAGTATTACCAAATTATATACCTCGCGAAAAATTTTCTCATAAAGGGCAATTTGGGCACGCTTTAATTATTGGAGGTAGCTATGGTAAAATAGGTGCAGTTTCTTTAGCGAGTCGTTCGGCACTTTCAGCAGGGGCAGGTTTAGTTAGTGCTTATGTTCCAAAATGTGGCTACAATGTGTTACAAACGGCACTACCAGAAGTGATGGTAATTACAGATACTAATGAAGAAGAAATAACAAATATAAAGTTTGATATAGAACCAACCGTAATTGCCATTGGTGTTGGCTTGGGAACAGATATAGAGTCTCAGAAAGCATTTGAAGCCTTTTTGAAAACCAACAAAAAGCCGCTTGTTATAGATGCTGATGGTATTAATTTATTGGCTAAAAAGGAAAGTTTACTAAAACTATTACCAGCAGAAACAGTTTTAACGCCGCACCCAAAAGAATTAGAACGTTTAATAGGTAGTTGGGAAAACGATTTTGATAAGTTAGAAAAAGTTAAAGCCTTTTCTAATAAATATAAAGTTATCATAGTGGTTAAAGGTGCTAATAGCATTACTGTTTTTGATGATACACTTTATGTCAATACCACTGGAAATCCAGGATTGGCTACAGCCGGAAGTGGAGATGTGTTAACGGGTATTATTACAGGTTTAATTTCTCAAGGCTATCATCCTGTGGTAGCTGCTATTTTTGGGGTGTACTTACATGGTAAAGCTGCAGATATAGCTGTTGAAGATTATGGTTATCAAAGTTTAATTGCTAGTCATGTTATTGATAATATGGGGCAGGCGTTTATCGATTTGTTTAAACAGCCAGAACAACCGGAACAAGTAGAAGCAGAGGAACCAAAATCTTAA
- a CDS encoding isopenicillin N synthase family dioxygenase gives MNIIPSVNLKDFISGDIDKKQQFVDAIGKAYEEIGFVALKGHFLDDTLVENLYQEVKNFFELETETKRKYEIPGIGGQRGYISFGKESAKGKKEGDLKEFWHFGQYVDDNDELKAEYPENVIVEELPEFNKIGKETYQMLEKTAKYVLRALALHLNLEETYFDNYIHNGNSILRPIHYPPITEEPKEAVRAAAHGDINLITLLMGAQGRGLQVQNHKGEWIDAIAEDDELMINVGDMLSRHTNNKLKSTIHRVVNPPKELWGTSRYSIPFFMHPVSAMKLDVLEGCIDENNPKQFDDITAGEFLNERLIELGLKKK, from the coding sequence ATGAATATTATACCTAGCGTTAATTTAAAAGATTTTATTTCTGGCGATATCGACAAAAAACAACAGTTTGTAGATGCCATTGGTAAAGCATATGAAGAAATTGGATTTGTTGCTTTAAAAGGGCATTTTCTAGATGATACTTTAGTTGAAAATTTATACCAAGAAGTAAAAAACTTTTTTGAGTTAGAGACCGAAACTAAACGTAAATATGAAATTCCAGGAATTGGAGGACAACGTGGTTATATCTCTTTCGGAAAAGAAAGTGCAAAAGGTAAAAAAGAAGGCGATTTAAAAGAGTTTTGGCATTTTGGACAGTATGTTGATGATAATGATGAACTGAAAGCAGAATATCCAGAGAATGTAATAGTTGAAGAACTTCCAGAATTTAATAAAATAGGAAAGGAAACTTACCAAATGCTCGAAAAAACAGCTAAATATGTTTTACGCGCATTGGCTTTACACCTTAATTTAGAAGAAACATATTTCGATAATTACATACATAACGGGAACTCTATTTTACGCCCAATTCACTATCCTCCAATTACAGAAGAACCTAAAGAAGCTGTTCGTGCTGCTGCTCATGGTGACATTAATTTAATTACCCTTTTAATGGGGGCTCAAGGTCGTGGTTTACAAGTACAAAACCATAAAGGTGAATGGATTGATGCTATTGCTGAAGATGATGAATTAATGATTAATGTTGGAGACATGCTCTCTAGACACACTAATAATAAATTAAAATCGACTATACACCGTGTTGTAAACCCTCCTAAAGAACTTTGGGGTACATCTCGTTATTCTATTCCCTTTTTTATGCACCCAGTTAGTGCCATGAAATTGGATGTTTTAGAAGGTTGTATTGATGAAAATAACCCGAAACAATTTGATGATATTACAGCCGGAGAGTTTCTAAACGAACGCTTAATTGAATTAGGATTAAAAAAAAAGTAA
- the mgrA gene encoding L-glyceraldehyde 3-phosphate reductase, translating to MQINDKSGVQSYLANPKRYDTMTYKRSGKSGVLLPAISLGLWHNFGFIDNIQNAREVLRCAFDLGITHFDLANNYGPPYGSAEENFGTIFKNDFKNYRDEMFIATKAGFDMWPGPYGNLGSRKYLISSIDQSLKRMNLDYVDIFYHHRPDPDTPLEETMGALADIVRQGKALYVGISNYQPAETQRAAELLREYNVPFILHQARYSMLDRWVEDGLLDTLEDKGVGCITFSPLAQGMLTDKYLHGIPKDSRAAKDLTYLNTETVNENIEKIKKLAEIAESRGQKLSQMAIAWILRQKQVASVLIGASSTNQLKENVKALDNLEFTEEELKRIEEVLS from the coding sequence ATGCAAATTAACGATAAGTCTGGAGTTCAAAGCTATTTAGCAAATCCAAAACGATATGATACCATGACCTACAAAAGGTCTGGAAAAAGCGGTGTATTGCTGCCTGCCATCTCTTTAGGTCTATGGCATAACTTTGGTTTTATTGATAATATACAAAACGCCAGAGAAGTATTAAGATGTGCTTTCGATTTAGGAATTACCCATTTTGATTTAGCTAATAATTATGGACCTCCTTACGGTTCTGCCGAAGAAAACTTTGGTACTATATTTAAAAATGATTTTAAAAATTATAGAGATGAAATGTTTATCGCAACCAAAGCAGGTTTTGATATGTGGCCTGGGCCTTACGGCAATCTAGGTTCTAGAAAATATTTAATTTCGAGCATAGACCAAAGTTTAAAACGTATGAATTTGGACTATGTCGATATATTTTATCATCACCGTCCAGATCCTGATACACCTTTAGAAGAAACTATGGGAGCGCTTGCTGATATTGTTCGCCAAGGAAAAGCTTTATATGTTGGTATTTCTAATTATCAGCCAGCAGAAACACAACGTGCAGCCGAATTATTACGCGAATACAATGTCCCTTTTATATTGCACCAAGCAAGATATTCTATGTTAGATCGCTGGGTTGAAGATGGACTTTTGGATACCTTAGAAGATAAAGGTGTTGGCTGTATTACTTTTTCACCACTAGCCCAAGGTATGCTTACCGATAAATATCTACATGGTATTCCTAAGGACTCAAGAGCGGCAAAAGATTTAACGTATTTAAATACTGAAACCGTAAACGAGAATATTGAAAAGATTAAGAAACTTGCTGAAATTGCTGAATCTCGCGGGCAAAAACTATCGCAAATGGCAATTGCTTGGATTTTAAGGCAAAAGCAAGTGGCATCGGTATTAATTGGTGCAAGTTCCACAAATCAATTAAAAGAAAATGTAAAGGCTTTAGATAATTTAGAATTTACTGAGGAAGAATTGAAACGTATTGAAGAGGTGCTTTCTTAA
- a CDS encoding thiamine pyrophosphate-dependent enzyme, with protein MTSGQFNYQNHNLDSAILLTLYKNMLKPRLVEEKMLVLLRQGKISKWFSGIGQEAISVGVTMALNSNEYILPMHRNLGVFTTREIPLSRLFAQWQGKASGFTKGRDRSFHFGSQDYKIIGMISHLGPQLGVADGIALASKLKNKNEVTAVFTGEGGTSEGDFHEALNVASVWELPVLFCVENNGYGLSTPTNQQYNCENIADRGLGYGMESHIIDGNNIVEVYIKMKNIAENVRQNPRPVLIEFKTFRLRGHEEASGTKYVPNNVLDMWSKKDPITNFELFLRDNNILDEEENSQLKADILKEINEHLDIAYSEEEIIPNESNELNDVFQSFDNKIVSSSFGLKEIRFIDAVSEGLKQSMERDGSLVIMGQDIAEYGGAFKITEGFIEAFGKDRIRNTPICESAIVETAYGLSIAGIKSIVEMQFADFVSSGFNPVVNLLAKSYYRWGQNADVVIRMPCGGDVGAGPFHSQTNEAWFTKTPGLKVVYPAFPYDAKGLLASSIKDPNPVLFFEHKGLYRNIRQEVPVDYYTLPIGKANLVKTGKDITVISYGAAVHWALETLKKNPQISADVLDLRTLQPLDLETIFNSVKKTGKAIILQEDSMFGGVASDISAQIMEQCFEYLDAPIKRVASLDTPIPFLKTLENQYLPKDRFEAELIEILKY; from the coding sequence ATGACTTCAGGCCAATTTAATTATCAAAACCATAATCTAGATAGCGCAATTCTATTAACACTTTACAAGAATATGTTAAAACCAAGGCTAGTAGAAGAGAAGATGCTTGTGCTGTTAAGACAAGGAAAAATCAGTAAATGGTTTTCAGGAATTGGCCAAGAAGCGATTTCTGTTGGGGTAACTATGGCTTTAAATTCTAATGAATATATTCTGCCAATGCACCGTAATTTGGGAGTTTTTACAACAAGGGAAATTCCGTTAAGCCGATTGTTTGCGCAATGGCAAGGTAAGGCTTCTGGTTTTACAAAAGGACGAGATCGCTCGTTTCATTTTGGTTCGCAAGACTATAAAATTATAGGCATGATTTCGCATTTAGGCCCACAATTGGGTGTTGCCGACGGTATTGCTTTAGCATCTAAGTTAAAAAACAAAAATGAAGTTACAGCTGTTTTTACAGGAGAAGGCGGAACGAGTGAAGGTGATTTTCATGAGGCTCTAAACGTCGCTTCGGTTTGGGAATTACCTGTTTTATTTTGTGTTGAAAATAATGGTTACGGGTTATCTACACCAACAAACCAACAGTATAATTGCGAAAATATTGCCGATCGGGGACTCGGGTATGGTATGGAATCGCATATTATTGATGGTAATAATATAGTTGAAGTTTATATTAAAATGAAGAACATAGCAGAAAATGTTCGCCAAAATCCAAGGCCTGTTTTAATTGAATTTAAAACCTTTAGACTACGTGGTCATGAAGAGGCGAGTGGCACAAAATATGTTCCAAATAATGTGTTGGATATGTGGTCTAAAAAAGATCCGATAACTAATTTCGAGTTGTTTTTGAGAGATAATAATATTTTAGATGAAGAAGAAAATAGCCAATTAAAAGCAGATATTTTAAAGGAAATTAACGAACATTTAGATATAGCATATAGTGAAGAGGAAATAATACCAAATGAATCTAATGAGTTAAACGATGTTTTTCAATCTTTTGACAATAAAATAGTTAGTAGTTCTTTTGGATTAAAAGAAATACGTTTTATTGATGCTGTTTCCGAAGGTTTAAAACAAAGTATGGAACGAGATGGCAGTTTAGTTATAATGGGGCAAGATATTGCAGAATACGGTGGTGCGTTTAAAATTACCGAAGGATTCATTGAGGCCTTTGGAAAAGATAGAATACGGAATACACCTATTTGTGAATCGGCTATAGTTGAAACCGCATACGGATTATCTATTGCAGGAATTAAAAGTATTGTAGAAATGCAATTTGCCGATTTTGTGAGTTCTGGCTTTAATCCTGTTGTTAATTTGTTGGCAAAATCGTATTATAGATGGGGACAAAATGCCGATGTAGTAATTAGAATGCCATGTGGTGGCGATGTTGGAGCAGGCCCATTTCATTCGCAAACCAATGAGGCTTGGTTTACTAAAACGCCTGGATTGAAAGTGGTTTACCCAGCATTTCCATATGATGCTAAAGGATTATTAGCTTCATCTATAAAGGATCCAAATCCGGTACTGTTTTTTGAACATAAAGGCTTGTATCGAAATATTCGTCAAGAAGTTCCAGTGGATTATTATACACTTCCAATAGGGAAAGCTAATTTAGTAAAAACAGGAAAAGACATTACTGTTATTAGCTATGGAGCAGCCGTGCATTGGGCCTTAGAAACTTTGAAAAAGAATCCTCAAATTTCCGCCGATGTTCTTGATTTAAGAACATTACAGCCTTTAGATTTAGAAACCATTTTTAATTCCGTTAAAAAGACAGGAAAAGCTATTATTTTACAGGAAGATTCAATGTTTGGAGGTGTTGCTAGTGATATTTCAGCACAAATTATGGAGCAGTGTTTTGAGTATTTAGATGCGCCTATAAAACGTGTAGCGAGTTTAGATACGCCAATTCCGTTTTTAAAAACTTTAGAAAATCAGTATTTACCAAAAGACAGATTTGAAGCCGAGTTAATAGAAATTTTAAAGTATTAA
- a CDS encoding DUF1835 domain-containing protein gives MSKQLLHITNSGHLSGRLTELEIQGEQLTWQELFCEGPTLETIHCKESIQVRKSFLHDFYDVDLDLKKVDIELEKLDDAEAKYSEIILWFDYDLFSHINMLAVISLIYQKKIKLPISLVCSGRIPGKKSLTALTELNTSQLINQYKSKVTLNIDDIDMATTVWGIYCGKDHNLLKPFIVKSSSFKYLSNCLKAHLERFPNSKDGLNILERNILEIVRDNTIKSKHHLLGYALNYQGYYGYRDLQLARFIDKLSVFLIDEENSITLNRDGHEALLSQHNFSKEIDSDMRFGGVKKYDFQFSKPLNKLVKTVSNAN, from the coding sequence ATGAGCAAACAGTTACTGCATATTACAAACAGCGGACATCTGTCTGGTCGTTTAACGGAATTAGAAATTCAAGGAGAACAATTAACTTGGCAAGAATTATTTTGCGAAGGTCCTACATTAGAAACTATTCATTGTAAAGAATCTATTCAGGTTAGAAAATCATTTTTACATGATTTTTATGATGTGGATTTAGATTTAAAGAAAGTAGATATTGAGCTAGAAAAACTAGATGATGCGGAAGCTAAATATTCTGAAATTATCCTTTGGTTCGATTACGATTTGTTTTCGCATATCAACATGCTGGCTGTAATTAGCCTAATTTATCAGAAAAAAATAAAACTTCCTATATCTTTAGTTTGTAGCGGTCGGATTCCAGGTAAAAAAAGCTTAACAGCCTTAACCGAATTAAATACATCTCAACTTATAAATCAATACAAAAGCAAGGTTACTTTAAATATAGATGATATTGATATGGCTACTACCGTTTGGGGTATTTACTGTGGCAAAGACCATAATTTATTAAAACCATTTATTGTAAAAAGCTCCAGTTTTAAATACTTAAGTAATTGTTTGAAAGCCCATTTAGAACGCTTTCCAAACTCTAAAGATGGTTTAAATATTTTAGAACGTAATATTCTTGAAATTGTTCGTGATAATACCATTAAATCCAAACATCATTTATTGGGTTACGCTCTAAATTACCAAGGTTATTATGGCTATCGCGATTTACAATTGGCTAGATTTATTGATAAATTAAGTGTGTTTTTAATTGATGAAGAAAATAGTATTACACTAAATCGAGATGGTCATGAAGCACTTTTAAGTCAACATAATTTTTCGAAAGAAATTGATAGTGATATGCGTTTTGGCGGTGTTAAAAAGTATGATTTTCAATTTAGTAAACCATTAAACAAACTAGTAAAAACTGTATCGAATGCCAATTAA